The Mustela erminea isolate mMusErm1 chromosome 6, mMusErm1.Pri, whole genome shotgun sequence genome includes a region encoding these proteins:
- the LOC116592796 gene encoding histone H1.0: MTENSTSTPAAKPKRAKASKKSTDHPKYSDMIVAAIQAEKNRAGSSRQSIQKYIKSHYKVGENADSQIKLSIKRLVTTGVLKQTKGVGASGSFRLAKSDEPKRSVAFKKTKKEVKKVATPKKAAKPKKAASKAPSKKPKATPVKKAKKKPAATPKKTKKPKTVKAKPVKASKPKKAKPVKPKAKSSAKRAGKKK, encoded by the coding sequence ATGACCGAGAACTCCACATCCACCCCTGCGGCCAAGCCCAAGCGGGCCAAGGCCTCCAAGAAGTCCACAGACCACCCCAAGTATTCAGACATGATCGTGGCTGCCATCCAGGCGGAGAAGAACCGCGCTGGCTCCTCGCGCCAGTCCATCCAGAAGTACATCAAGAGCCACTATAAGGTGGGTGAGAACGCCGACTCGCAGATCAAGTTGTCCATCAAGCGCCTGGTCACCACTGGGGTCCTCAAGCAGACCAAAGGGGTGGGTGCCTCAGGGTCCTTCCGGCTGGCCAAAAGCGACGAGCCTAAGAGGTCAGTGGCCTTCAAGAAGACGAAGAAGGAAGTCAAGAAGGTGGCCACGCCAAAGAAGGCAGCCAAGCCCAAGAAGGCTGCCTCCAAAGCCCCAAGCAAGAAGCCCAAAGCCACCCCAGTCAAGAAGGCCAAGAAGAAGCCGGCTGCCACacccaagaaaaccaaaaaacccaagaCTGTCAAGGCCAAGCCGGTCAAGGCATCCAAGCCTAAGAAGGCCAAACCAGTGAAGCCCAAAGCCAAGTCCAGTGCCAAGAGGGCCGGCAAGAAGAAGTGA
- the GALR3 gene encoding galanin receptor type 3: protein MADAQNISLDNPGSVGAVVVPVVFALIFLLGTVGNGLVLAVLLQPSPSAWQEPGSTTDLFILNLAVADLCFILCCVPFQAAIYTLDAWLFGALVCKAVHLLIYLTMYASSFTLAAVSVDRYLAVRHPLRSRALRTPRHARAAVGLVWLLAALFSAPYLSYYGTVRYGALELCVPAWEDARRRALDVATFAAGYLLPVAVVSLAYARTLRFLWAAVGPAGAAMAEARRRATGRAGRAMLAVAALYALCWGPHHALILCFWFGRFAFSPATYACRLASHCLAYANSCLNPLVYALASRHFRARLRRLWPCGRRHRHRHRRARAPPGARRRVRPAACPGDARPRGKLPAGGGRAGDPGEGPARALEAGRQAPSAPGPE from the exons ATGGCTGATGCGCAGAACATTTCGCTAGACAACCCAGGGAGCGTGGGGGCCGTGGTGGTACCCGTGGTGTTCGCCCTCATCTTCCTGCTGGGCACCGTGGGCAATGGGCTGGTGCTGGCCGTGCTGTTGCAGCCCAGCCCCAGTGCCTGGCAGGAGCCGGGGAGCACTACAGACCTGTTTATCCTCAACCTAGCGGTGGCCGACCTCTGCTTCATCCTGTGCTGCGTGCCCTTCCAGGCCGCCATCTACACGCTGGACGCCTGGCTCTTCGGGGCCCTCGTCTGCAAGGCTGTGCACCTGCTCATCTACCTTACCATGTATGCCAGCAGCTTCACGCTGGCCGCCGTCTCCGTGGACAG GTACCTGGCCGTGCGGCACCCACTGCGCTCGCGGGCCCTGCGCACGCCGCGCCACGCCCGCGCCGCCGTGGGCCTCGTGTGGCTGCTGGCGGCGCTCTTCTCCGCGCCCTACCTCAGCTACTACGGCACCGTGCGCTACGGCGCGCTCGAGCTCTGCGTGCCCGCCTGGGAGGACGCGCGCCGGCGCGCCCTCGACGTGGCCACCTTCGCCGCCGGCTACCTGCTGCCCGTGGCCGTGGTGAGCCTGGCCTACGCGCGCACGCTGCGCTTCCTGTGGGCGGCCGTGGGCCCCGCGGGTGCCGCGATGGCCGAGGCCCGGCGCAGAGCCACGGGCCGCGCGGGGCGCGCCATGCTGGCGGTGGCCGCGCTCTACGCCCTCTGCTGGGGCCCGCACCACGCTCTCATCCTCTGCTTCTGGTTCGGCCGCTTCGCCTTCAGCCCCGCCACCTACGCCTGCCGCCTGGCCTCGCACTGCCTCGCCTACGCCAACTCCTGCCTCAACCCGCTGGTCTACGCGCTCGCCTCGCGCCACTTCCGCGCGCGCCTCCGCCGCCTGTGGCCCTGTggccgccgccaccgccaccgccaccgccgcgCCCGGGCTCCCCCGGGTGCCCGTCGCCGCGTCCGCCCCGCCGCCTGCCCCGGGGACGCCCGGCCTCGCGGGAAGCTGCCGGCGGGCGGCGGCCGGGCGGGCGATCCAGGGGAAGGGCCTGCCCGCGCCTTAGAGGCTGGACGACAAGCCCCGTCTGCCCCAGGACCGGAATGA
- the GCAT gene encoding 2-amino-3-ketobutyrate coenzyme A ligase, mitochondrial: MWAGRALHAALSAAPRSRRAQSALTQLRGVLEEELEAIRGAGTWKSERVITSRQGPRIHVDGVSGGILNFCANNYLGLSSHPEVIQAGLQALEEFGAGLSSTRFICGTQSIHKDLEAKIARFHQREDAILYPSCFDANAGLFEALLTPQDAVLSDELNHASIIDGIRLCKAHKYRYHHLDMADLEAKLQEAQKHRLRLVATDGAFSMDGDIAPLREICRLASRYDALVFVDECHATGFLGATGRGTDELLGVTDQVTIINSTLGKALGGASGGYTTGPEPLVSLLRQRSRPYLFSNSLPPAVVGCASKALDLLMESNAIVQTMAAKTQRFRSKMEAAGFTILGANHPICPVMLGDARLASCMADDMLKRGIFVIGFSYPVVPKGKARIRVQISAVHSEEDIDRCVEAFVEVGRLHGALP, from the exons ATGTGGGCGGGTCGCGCGCTCCACGCCGCTCTCTCCGCGGCCCCCCGCAGCCGCCGCGCGCAGTCGGCGCTGACACAGCTGCGTGGCGtcctggaggaggagctggaagcGATCCGCGGCGCTGGCACCTGGAAGAGTGAGCGGGTCATTACGTCCCGTCAGGGGCCGCGCATCCACGTGGACGGCGTCTCCGGAG GAATCCTTAACTTCTGTGCCAACAACTACCTGGGCCTGAGCAGCCACCCTGAGGTCATCCAGGCAGGTCTGCAGGCCCTGGAGGAGTTTGGAGCCGGCCTTAGCTCGACCCGCTTCATCTGTGGGACCCAG AGCATCCACAAGGATCTAGAAGCAAAGATAGCCCGCTTCCATCAGCGGGAGGATGCCATCCTGTATCCTAGCTGTTTCGATGCCAACGCTGGCCTTTTTGag GCCTTGCTGACCCCACAGGATGCAGTCCTGTCAGACGAGCTGAACCACGCCTCCATCATTGATGGCATCCGTCTATGCAAGGCCCATAAATACCGCTACCACCACCTGGACATGGCCGACTTGGAGGCCAAGCTGCAGGAGGCCCAG AAGCATCGGCTGCGCCTGGTGGCCACTGATGGGGCCTTTTCCATGGATGGCGACATCGCCCCCCTGCGGGAGATCTGCCGCCTTGCCTCTCGATATGATGCCCTGGTCTTTGTGGATGAGTGTCATGCTACTGGCTTCCTGGGGGCCACTGGACG GGGCACGGATGAGCTGCTGGGGGTCACAGACCAGGTCACCATCATCAACTCCACGCTGGGGAAGGCACTTGGTGGAGCTTCAG GGGGCTACACGACAGGGCCTGAGCCCCTGGTGTCCCTGCTCCGGCAGCGCTCCCGGCCCTACCTCTTCTCCAACAGCCTGCCCCCTGCTGTCGTTGGCTGTGCCTCCAAGGCCCTGGACCTGCTTATGGAGAGCAACGCCATCGTCCAGACCATGGCAGCCAAAACCCAGCG TTTCCGTAGTAAGATGGAAGCTGCCGGCTTCACCATCCTGGGAGCCAATCATCCCATCTGCCCAGTGATGCTGGGTGATGCTCGGCTGGCCTCTTGCATGGCGGATGACATGCTCAAGAGAG GCATTTTCGTCATCGGGTTCAGCTATCCAGTGGTCCCCAAGGGCAAGGCCCGGATCCGTGTACAGATCTCAGCAGTGCACAGCGAGGAGGACATCGACCGCTGTGTGGAGGCCTTCGTGGAGGTGGGGCGGCTACATGGAGCCCTACCCTGA